The nucleotide window GGCCACTAAATCCAGGCCAAAAGTATCCAGACCACCAGATTCAGGCCACTGGATCCAAGCTTAGACCCAAGGTGCTATACCCAGGTCACTATATCAAGACCACTAAATCCAAGCCACTAGATCCAAGCCACTAGGTCCAAAACATTAAATCATGGCCACTAAATCTAGGCCACAAGGATCCAGGCCACAAGAATCCAGACCACTAGATGCAGGCCACTACATCCAGTCTAATAGATCCAGGCCAGTAGACCCAGCCCACTAGACCCAGGCCACTAGATCAAGTCCACCAAATCCAAGCCACTATAGATCCAAGCCACAAGGTCCATAACATTAAATCATGGCACCTAATCCAGAGCACTAGATCCAGTCTACTAGATCGAGGCCAGTATAGTAAACCTAGGTCGCTAGATCTGATGGTTATGTGATTTatagtttgtgtttgtttgtgttttttttttgttttttgtttttaattattattgtgtacACCTTCAAGCCTAAACCCACCCCTTACAGCAATAAAATGATCAGTCAAAACCAGTTATATCCAGCTTAaagcagctaaaaccagccttgaACTGAACAAAACACTTCTCAAATCTGACTAGTCAATCAGTTAAAACCATAGTCTTTTTAGGGGGGCTGCCTTTTAGAAGGcagtgtatattttattttttcatatatattgattaatttttaaatgttgtgtttCAGTTGATGTCCACAACACAAATATCCCTGCATATATCACACCACAGAACAAGGCCAATACAGGTACTACAGGTATTACAGGGTTTTTCATCTGTTTTATTCATTTCAAATGTTCTGTCCTATCAGTTGTGGCATTTGATCTGATTGTCTTTCACTTGTTCATCCGTTTTGTTCTTTAAGAATCgatttctttttaaatgcatcTAGACTTAGCTTGTATCTATTTGTTTACTAGTTCTGACAGTCCTGTGAGTCCTGATTTTTCATATTCCTCTTAGCGGTTCTGAGCATGTTTGGGCTAGTGTTTATTATAACTCTGATGACACCAGTTCTGCAAATATCTCTACACAGAAAATAGATAGTTTCCCTTCCTCtctcagtttctttcttttgtataAATGAAGAGTGTTTTTAATCAGGTGTTTTATCAGCTCGTTTCTCTTTTTTCCCCACAGAACCCCACCTCAGCTTGATGACAGTGCTGATGGTGGTGTGTGCTTGCACATTTCTGCTGGTGTGTCCGTTCAGTCTGTTTAAACTGTTGAAATCGTCTAGCGTCTGCAAGCGGTCAGGTGAGACAACTTCATGAGTCTTTctacacaatatttattaatagatTTATCATCTCCTTTTTTTATGCTCCAGCTTCTGCGCCTTACCACATGAGGAATACATCAGCTCAAGTTACTGTAAGTTTGTAAATAATCACATATGTAGGATTCACACGTGTTACTGCTTAAgatatgtttccattcaaagatgtgAGTtacatttatgtgcaaaactggaatattgcatgaaacattaatgaacaaagcagcatttccagacTATGGGAAACAAAAGAGAACAATATTATCATTTAAACCTGCTCAGATCTTGCTGAGAGAAGTGTAGTTTGACGCATTGGGATTTGCCACTGTGGTGTTTTTCTTCTCTAATAAATgagttgcgcctcagaagacgaaaTGCAATGAACGCAATGAATTTGGTGGCTTTTGTAGGTGTGAGACGCTCTTTGGGActgcagacagatgctcaagaaagttctggaaaaaatattaatagaagaataaaagtaaaaattcaTAGACAAACTTggtggtggcttgagaaagcagAGTTTGAACGTTTGAAGTAGTTTAAATAACTGAAGTAGTTTTTAAAGAGTTTGAAACAGTTATGAGTACATAtaggttagcatgtttctaatatGGATCCACATGTTTCTTGCTAGGCTGCTGATAGggggttctgagtggttgctaggtggttgctaaggccttGCTAGGGTGCTTTGAATGGTTGTTAAGGTATTGCTAGGTGTTTTCTATGTGATGTTTTATGTGTTTGCTAGGGTGCTcctagtggttgctaaggtgttgctaggtggttgctaactgttctaggttgttgctaaggtgttgcaagggtgctctgattggttgcttagatgttgctaaggtgttctaggttgtTGTTAAGGtattgctaagtggttgctaaagtgttctgaatggttgttaggtggttgctaaggcgttgctagggtgctTTGAATGGtttttaaggtgttgctaggcggtcgCTATGTAgtgttttatgtggttgctaaggcgctCTGattagttgctaaggtgttctaggttgttgctaagttgttgctaggtggttgcttaggtgttctaggttgttgctaaggtgttgctaggtggttgctaaggtgttatagGTAATTGGTatggtgttgctaaggtgttatgattggttgctaggtggttgcttagaTGTTACTAAGGTGTTCTAGGTAGTTGATAAGGTGCTGCAAGGgtattctgattggttgctaggtggttgttaaggcatttctaggtggttgcttaggcgttctaggtcattgctaaggtgttgctaggtggttgctagagtgttctgagttgttctaggtcattgctaaggtTTTGCTggttggttgctaaggcattgctaggtggctGCTGGGGGTGATCTGAgaagttgctaaggtgttgctagggggttgctaaggtgttgctaggtagttgctaaggtgttctgagtagttgttaggcagttgctaacaaattaacatggttctagtatgaattagcatgttgctaacatgtttctagcataaattagcttgcttttagcatggttctagtatgaattagcaagTTGCTGACaggtttctagcataaattagcttatttaaagcatggttctagtatgaattagcatgttgccagTATGTTTTTCCAGTATAGACTAGCATTCTGTAGGCATACATttattatgaattagcatgttgctagtataattagtatgtttgtagtataGATTGCCATGCTGTTCATATGTTTCTGGTATTATTAGTGTGTTATTATGcttgttagtatgtttcttttatgaattggtatgttgttagcatgtccaatgtaaagtcaatggcagttcctttataatggaagtctatgggatagTTGCTATGGTGcaataagtggttgctaggatgtggctattaagttgaaaggtcatcattgATTGGCAGATTAGAAGTCTGAGTTAAATGACCCCAACCCTTAAGTCTATGACAGTCTGGCGGTGTATGACGGCAATTGTTTTTAAgtgtatgacagtctggcggagagttatgaggtcacaaagtttggtccaatgttaagtcaatggggcttTTGTGAAATTTCCAGGACAGTTTTCGGATACCCTTAAGtaagatcagttggaaaagatattgCAACTTAATTAAGTATAGTTTGGAGGTgtggagttagtttggtggttggaATATCAAAGGTCTAGGAGGAGATGGTTCTTTAAAAAGTCTAAGAGGACGGAAGAATAATAAGTTTAAGTTGTATGTCAGTGTTTTGGCTtcctcaagccaccataataatatTGAAGCACTGTAATGATGGGCTGAggcatttacatttagcagaacAACAGTTCAGATCTGCAGTAATGGAAAGCTGGAAACATGGAGATCTGgaaccaacattaatgacacaaagaccctcaaaCACACGATTATATATGACCATCATCAGACAAAAGCTACATCACAGCATACAGAGCGAGTTATGCACATATTTACTTATCAAATAAAATCGTTTATCCCACTCatttgtgcattttcaaaatttaagcGCATCTTAGAATTTCCATTACACATTTTTTATGTGACATTCCAAAATGTGCATCAAAatatggatggaaacacagctagtgaTACTGAGGTAGATTTTGAAGTTTACTATtaagaatgttttgtttttgcaggaGGAATATGTGAAAATGGTCCCAGTTGGTCTTCCAGACTCCCTTACGGATAACTGTACGATTGGCAAGGACTTTCAGAGACATGTATATGTAGAAATGGAAACAGATGCCTGCTATGTAGATCCACTACAGAATCTGGATCCAGCCTACACAGAAATGAACCCCAATTTGGTGCAAGAGTCAATTTATCAAACCATTGACTAACAACACAACTCTGAGATTTCAGACAGTccttatttttcttcatttttttttttttgcaataatttacCTTATTAAACTATGCAAGGGTAATTTTGTTTTAGCTTACATTAATTAACTAACAATGTTAAACACATATAAAGTGTTACATAATTTTAGCTTatgttacttttaaaatgtatcaaTATTTTTGAATCTTGATTAacattactttaataataataataataattccttacatttatatagtgcttttctgggcactcaaagcgcttaacACAATGGGGGGATCATtttgtgccagaccacacaccacacaccagctgattggtggagaggagacagtgatgaagccaattgaatattgaattggttaggaggccatgatggacatgGGATTTTTGACGAcctcagagagtcaggacctcggtttaacttcATCTGAAGACGGCGCTCACttagcagtatagcgtccccgtcactatactggggcattaggacccacacagaccgcaggttgagcgccccctgctggcctcactaacaccacttctggcagcaacctagctttcccatgtggtctcccatccaggtactgaccaggcgcagccgtgcttagcttcagtgggcgaccatgtgagcgttgcagagagctagctgccggcaaatgTTGACTAATGTTAAGAAAATATTAACATGTGACCACGAAAAAATCATGTATGATCTGAAAGCTCATAAGTAAACTAATAATTGTACCAACATTTTTGTTCACatctgtacactacctgacaaatgtattgcagcctattcaagttttaggatcCTTtgatcagtggcgtagcggacggacCCGCAAGGCACGCACCGCgtgggggccccgcgtgattagggggccccacgtcgtcgcgattttcaataattgaaaatccaggaaccgcaataatcaaactcttgggaacagcTGTggacggaaccaaagttcacaggtctgtgttctctgaacacctctcaagcggtcgactacttcattctgattgcttgacgccgaaccgcgtcatagccaatgaagacacGCCGCTGTTTCTcaccgccggttctcgttaaaaaatgaatgacttctggctactttgacgctctcgccgctttcggtttgtgatcgctcctcagtttgtgaaggattccccgcgttgtcgctccactccgcctcctttccccgctcctcaatttgtgacatagatatatacactagatattgtatAGGGACACTgaacatgcgtcaatagcgccgccacattggtacagtgctcccaggacaaatgtcattcaaccgcactagtcaagacagtgttattacgtgaagatgctggactttagcgctgtctacgggtgtagtaacgagcaaagaaagaaaacaaagcacaaaggcagaacatttcataggtaagattaagtttttttacactcccgatcatagacatatgtatatatgtgtatatctctggctctgcccCCCCCCCCTTGAAAACTGGTGGCCCCATCAGTGATCCcagcaggggggcctccgcattttgcgccaCGCCACtgcctttgattggaggatcgtgattagctaatatgagccagctgggtcaatcatgactGCGTACTCCActcaaaattagtttaatatatttaacttcagttaataactaatttctaataaattatttgttttatctttgccatgattacggTAAATAAGATttaactagatattcttcaagacacttctgtacagcttaaagtgacatttaaaggcttaactaggttaattaggttaactaggcaggttagggtaattaggcaagttattgtgtaacgatggtttgctctgtagattgtcaaaaaaaaaaaaaggggcgaataatattgaccttaaaatggtgtttaaaaaattaaaaactgcttttattctagctgaaatgaaacaaataagactttctccagaagaaaaaatattatcagacatactgtgaaaatttccttgatctgttaaacatcatttagaaaatataaaaaaagaaaaaagaaaagaaaactcaaagagggtactaataattctgacttcaactgtacacctGTGCAACAACTGCTTCTGCAGTCACATATAATGTCTATTGTTGATTATTGCATTAACTAAACATTTATCGTTCATGCATTGATTCCGTGTGTTTATACATtgaaatcaaataaatgtaaatagtcTACAACTCGTGTAGATGTTATGTACTAATACTGAGACATGCACAGACATATGATGATGCAGAAATGTGTTCAGAAATGAGACTACAGTTCACGTTGCGCCACATTTGCATCACCGGCGGTGTCTCAATAGGAAGGACTGACGAAAAGCGAAACACTTTATCCTGCAATAAAGACCAGAGCAAGACAGTTAAGCAGATTTGATGCCTTTCTAAGCTTCGTTATTTCTTTTAAGCGGAAATGAAACCTCTTTTAAACATGCGGAGCTTTCTGGTGGTCCTATCCAGCATCTTTAAGGGTGAGAGACATTTGTATTTTGATCCTATCAGTGTATTTTGTAAACTGTAAAGAACAAATGTGAGTGTAATTGGGTTCTTGAGTTAATAACAGTTTTGAagtgcacctattatgcaaatattacttttataaggggtttaggCACAGTTGTgggtcagcagtgtgtgaatataagcagcttctaatggtaaacatgcattaattgtatttgttataatcagacttgataaaaacagcactttgattgacattctccctttgtatgatgtcataagaggggaaagccccgcccactggtgACGATCTCTTCCTCATTACTATAAATATCCCTGAGTGAGAAGAAACCATTTTGggatctgccactatgctgacacacaggcatttgtagctccgccctcttctgaaaaagagtacaatctcatttgaatttaaagcgacagtcaccaaaactccACAATTATGAACAAACCCTAAAAGGGTTAGATTCAGAGATTTAGAAAACATTAGTAGTGTAAAAGAGGCttaataggtcacctttaaaaatgtatatgtgctTCATAACTGAGGCCTAACCATGTTAAATTAATTCTTCATTTCCAGTGGCGTCTTCGAATTCTGTCTCTGCTCCCGTTGGAGGAAGCGTCACATTTGAGTGTTCTCATTTTTTGGCTTTTTTGAGCACCAAATATTTCTGCAGAGACTCTTGTGCTGAGGAGAATATCCTCATTCAGTCGGAAACAGGAGAAAATCCCACTCGCAGGGGCAGATACAGTTTAAATGAGAAAGGCTCAGACTTTACTGTGACCATTGCGGATCTGCGGCTCTCAGACTCTGGCACTTATGTCTGTGCGGTGGAAAGACTTCTCAAAGACACGTACACATATCTGACTCTACATGTGACTGAGGGTAAGATGTTGATTTAATctactttatttgttttttatgagTTCTGTGAGCTGTTGGTTTATGCCCCTGTTCCTGGCTTTTTGTAGTAAAAAAGTGGTGCTTGTATTTTTGTGAAGACTCTTAccttaagttatttattaaaaatgtatttatagagATATTGAAATCAAACTTTGAGGTATACCACTTATCAGAGATCGTCTTTTGTTTTGATTCCATATTGGAAAAGTGTGAAGATATACTTTGTAGTTACATTATGTTAACCGACAACTGGAAAACATGAAGAGTGAGCACTTGTTTTTTGAGCACTTACATATGCATGGTGTTTTTCGTCAATATTCACTCCAGTTCCAGCCGGTGTAACCAGACCAACTACAACAAGAACATTCACAGACAAAACAGGTACTTGCCATGCATCAATTTGAGTCAATTCAAAATATATCCATTATATTCAACTTTCCAAATATATCAATCAAGCCATAATCAACCCAACCTATCATTCTCatctattaaaatcaatttccaatcaaccaatcaatcatttCTATCAATTTACATCCATTATAATACATCAAATCATCAATCCACATACAGTACAACAAACTCTTCATTATATCTATTTCACTAAATTccccatccatccaaccaacccaTCATTCCCAACAATGccaatccatctgtccatcaatcCATAAAACCCTTTATTCACATCTATTCCAGTCAattcccatccatccattcatcaatccatccaaccattgatcattcatccatcaatccatcaaacCCTTCAGTTCCATCTATTTCAGTCATTTCCCAATTCATCCATCATTCCCATTCATCTTAAttaatctgtccatctatccatagTTCCAATCTAACCTAATTCATCAATTCACCCAACCAACTGTTCATTCCCATATATTCCAGTCAATTCACATTCAATCTAAttcatctttctatccatccatccatccatccatccatccctcattCCCATGTATCCtaattcacccatccatccaacaaACCCTTCATTCCCTACTATCCTAATCAATTCCTCtgtccttccattcatccatccattcatccatcaatctatctatatATCCCTTCATTCCCATCTTTTCCTGTCCATTTTCATTCATCCCAATTCCcctttcatccacccatccatcccacTTCACTtttcgatccatccatccatccatccatccatgcatcccaCTTCACTtttcgatccatccatccatccatccatccatccatccatccatccatccatccatccatccatccatcccacttTTCATTCCCATCTAGTCCAGTCAATTCCCAATGCATTCTGGATTCTCATTCTTGCtaattctatccatccatacatcaatttaatccatccatcattcGCATCCATCATTATCAGCCATCTACAGTCAATTCCCAGTCATACAAATttgtgtatccatccatccatccaacttttTATTTACATCGTCAATTCCTTAATTCATCCATGAATCATATTCTTGCTAATTCAATCTATCAATACACCCATTCAATAAATCCATCATTCCCATCCATCTACAGTCAATTCCCAACCATACAAATTTGTCTATCCATACATTCATTTATCTGtcaatccttccatccattcatctatccccTTTATCCAACCATCCAACTTTTATTCCCATCTAGTCCAGTTTATTCCCAATCCATCAATACAtccattcaatccatccatctagtcAATTCCCAACCATACAAGTTTGTCTATCcctccattcattcatccttccatccatccccCTTTATCCAACCAGCAAACTTTTATTGCATCAAATCCAGTCTATTCccaatccatccatacattcattcagTCGATCCATCATTCCCATCCATCATTATCACCTATCTAGTCAATTCCTAGCCATacaaattcattcatccatccatccatccatccatccatccatccatccatccattccagtCAACtcccatccatgcattcatccatctattccaACTCATCATTTCAATCTGTTACATACAATTTCCATCTAAACTCATCTAAACACATgcatctatccatctacatttctcaatagagaataaagaaacacTAGAGATGAGGCCGTCGACTCCACCCAGTTCACCAGAAACAATGCGCAGATCAGCACTCTCTGGTAAATAAGACTCACTCAGCTTTAGACAATTATATTGCAGATAAACAATTCAACAAGAAAAGAACGATATCTTTAACCAGGTGTTCATTTCTCTCCACAGATCCTCTGCTTTATGTGGGAGCAGGTCTTGGTGTTCTCCTGCTGATTTTCACAGCTGCCTTCTTCATATTGATCAGACTAAAGTATAAGCAGAGCAGATGCTTTTCCAGTGTAATATCGCCAACACATGAGCCTGAATATGCCAATTACACCACGGGGAACTTCACTGCGCAACCAGACAGTCTGAACTATTCCTCTGTGGTGTTCCTCAAAAAAACTGACTGCAAAGTGGAGAACAGTGAGAATAATCCAGCAGAAACACATTACACATCTGTTCAGTCGAAAACCACTGATCAAGACTCAGTCATCTACTCCACAGTGTCTGCAGTTTAGCTCACTCACAGGTTTACCTTTAGTTTATGGTTTAaatgctattcattcattcattcattcattcattcattcattcattcattcgttcattcattttctttttagcttagtccctttattaatcaagggtcaccac belongs to Danio rerio strain Tuebingen ecotype United States chromosome 1, GRCz12tu, whole genome shotgun sequence and includes:
- the LOC141375264 gene encoding CMRF35-like molecule 5, coding for MKPLLNMRSFLVVLSSIFKVASSNSVSAPVGGSVTFECSHFLAFLSTKYFCRDSCAEENILIQSETGENPTRRGRYSLNEKGSDFTVTIADLRLSDSGTYVCAVERLLKDTYTYLTLHVTEVPAGVTRPTTTRTFTDKTENKETLEMRPSTPPSSPETMRRSALSDPLLYVGAGLGVLLLIFTAAFFILIRLKYKQSRCFSSVISPTHEPEYANYTTGNFTAQPDSLNYSSVVFLKKTDCKVENSENNPAETHYTSVQSKTTDQDSVIYSTVSAV